From the genome of Streptomyces sp. NBC_01267:
ACCGCACCCGGCTTCGCCGGGAAGCCCCTTCCGCTTCGCTCCAGGGACAACAGCAGGGAAAGCAGGGCGCGTTGCGCCCTGCGGGCCGGGCTTCGCCCTGCCTGGCGGCCTCCGCTCCGCTCCAGCCACCCAACTACGCGCCAGCAACAGGTGGGGGCGTTCGCGTGGCTCACCCACGGGGCTCACACCACAAGCAACAGCAAGGGGGAGGGGTGGTGACGGGTCGTGGGGCGGGTGAAGCAGCGAACAGAAGTCGGAGAGAGCCTGGGGGCGGAACCGGGCGCGTGCTTCAAAGATAGCAGCTAGATTAAGACTGGAATGGAGCTGCACCACCCCCGACCAGCAAAAAGGGTTGCAGAATACTTCGTATATGGAGTTGGACACGAATAGAGGAAAGCTGCTCGCTTGATGAATGAGAGTTCAGCCAGTAAAGGCCGTGGAATGTGAATGGATACGTTCGCGAGTGATTAGCAGAACTGGGATGGATGGCACTCGAACGCGCGAATTCGTTGAGGCTGGCGATCCGGGTGCGACCGCGCCTGCTGCCGTCGGTGGTGGCCGCGTTCGGGGCTGAGGTCCCCGGCAGGGAGGAGCTTCCGCGAAGGTCGTTGCCGGAGACCTCAGCCCACTCATATATGGCGAGATCAAGAAACTGCAGGTCAGAGAGTCGCAGATTGCGAGATACGTACCGGCTGAGGGGACGTATCTCCGTCGATGTGTCTCGACTGAGGGGGCACATCGACGGCTCAATGTCACCTGTACGCGACATGAATCACTTCCGTATGTCAACTGGAGGCGACATCGAGAGACGGATGTGTCCCGGGCGGGACCGCCCGGCGGCCAGGGGGGAGATCTGTCCCCCCTGGGGGGACACAACTCGTAAGGCATGTCGTGTTGAAGCGACATCCATGTCAAGCCCAGGTGACATACTGCTTCGCGTCGCAGAGATCAACAGCTTGGAGAGCAGCCTCGTGTCGACAGAGCCGCAGCGCCGCCGAAGCCCCCGCGGGGCGCCGCAGCCCAAGCTGCCGCTGGGGGATCCGTCCGACGCCTGGAACCAGCCGCTACGGCCCGTCAAGGATCTGGACGACGTCGCCCGCTCCTACCCCGGCCGCAAGCTCACGCTGGACAGCGAGCGGAAGCCGCTGGAGTTCTACGGACCGCCGGATGAGCCGAACGCCTTCTCCATGGACAGCCTGGAGTTCTTCCTGGTCATCGCTCAGTTCTTCCGCGAGGCGCTGCCGCTGAGGCTGATCCTGTTGATGATCGCCTGCCAGAAGGCCGGCGGCCGCATCCCTCTGACTCAGGATGAGATGTCGATCGTCCTGGACGTTGCGCGCACCAAGGTGAACGAGGCGCTGCAGGAGGTCATGTCCCACGGGATCGTGTTCCGGGTGAAGCGCGGTGTCTACCAGTTCAACCCGCCGTACTCCTACCGGGTTGCCGAGTTCATCCCGGGCACAGAGACCACGGAGGCGCGGTACGTCCGTGTCGACCAGCACGAGACGATCGCGAAGATCCGGTCTGACGAGGCGCTGCCCGACCTGGTGCGCTTCCCGTCGCTGGAGCGGATGCGCCAGGAGATTGAGCAGATGCGCGAGGACCGAGCGAAGATGCGTGCTGAGCGCCGCGCTGAGCGGGCGCAGCAGAAGGAGAAGGGGGCCGAACAGTGAGCGGTCTGCATTTCGCCGCAGTGAACGCGGAAGGGATCGTCGCCGATCTGGACCTGTTGCCCGCGGCTTACCGCGTGCTGCTGAAGATGCGTGCCCACAGCGAGCCGGGCGGGCGGATCGAGGTCGACCAGGTCACCCTCGCGCAAATGCTCGGGCTGAGCCGGGCCGCGGTGAACGCGGCTCTGCGGGACCTGGACTTGGCGCAGCTGGTGAAGAAGCAGCGGGCCGGCGTCTACCAGCTCAACCCGATGCTGGCCGCCTACCTTGCCCCCGAGGACGCGGTCGCGGCGGTGAAGGCGATGCCGAAGGGCCAGCGCCTGAACTCGGCTGGGTTCGTGGAGCAGTACCGACAGGCCGTTACGGACTACCAGGACCAGCTCGCCGAGAAGCGTCGGCAGCGCGAGGACGTCAAGCGCCGCCAGAACCTCAAGGCCGTGTCCTGACCCACTGCTCACCCCGGCGGCGCTGCACTCATTGGTGCAGCGCCGTTCGTGTTCCTGGTGTCGAGGCTGACACCGAAGGTCCCTGTCTGGGTGGACAAAGATCCACCGGTGCGGGGCCAAACAGCCTGTCGCCTGCCTCGTTCGGCGCTACGTCCTCTCGGCAGGGGCGTGGCGCCGCTTTCGTGCATGGGTCGTGAGTGTCAGATCCGGACGCACGGTTCCCGCTGGCGGGAAACGCCCAGGTCAGAAGCAGTGCGAAAAGAATCATGAGCGGCCCTCTTGTGCCGTCTCCCCTGTATGGACTTCAATACATGTATTGAAGTCCATACAGGGGAGGAACCCACCGTGTTAGTCACCCTCGTCACCGCCGCCCTCGCCATCGTCGGCACCCTGCTCGGCTCGATCGTCAGCGGCCGCTTCCAGGAGCGCGCCGCCGAACGGACCGTCCGCGTGAGCCACGGCGAGGCGATCCGCCGCGACCGCCTGGAGGCCGTCACCGCCCTCGCCTGCGCCGCCAGCGACCACCGCACGGCGATGTGGGTGCGCGGTGACGCTGTCCTCAAGGGCGACGGGCCCGAGCGGATCCAGACCCTTCGCAGCGCGAGCCACATGACCCGGTCCGCCGTCACCCGCCCGATGGTCGCTCTCCGGGTGCTCATCGAGGACCCGGCGGTGCGCGCCGCGGCCGACGAGATGATCACGCTGACGTACGCGCTGCGCGACGCCTACGCCACCACCGAGGACCTCACCGCCGCCCGCGAGGCCGCGAAGGTCGCCCACGACTCCTTCGTCGACGTCGCCGCCGGCTACCTCAGCCGCACCGCCTGAGCCCTTCCAGCCGAGAGAGAGGCCCGTCATGGAGCGCACGTCCACGGAGATCGTGAAGGCCGCCGACATCACCGCCATCGAGACCAGCGCCGACCGGGGCGCCGTCGACAGCGAGCTCGCGTACCTGGCCCCGGCGGCCGCCGCCGCGCTGGGGCTGCTCGCCGACGCCATCAAGCGGGGCACCGCCGACCGCGACACCGTCGTCCAGGCGCTGAAGGAGGCGGCCGTTCACGAGCGCTTCGCCGACGTCCTGGCGGCCGCGTCCGAGGACGTCATGGACGAGACCGAGGACCCGTTCGACTTCGACGCCCGCCTGGACGCCGACAACCTCTCGGGCGCGGCCTCCCAGGTCCGCGACCTCTTCCGCTGGCTGTAGGCCCCGCCCGACCCACGAGGGAGACACCGTGTTCACCGGAACCGCCGAAGAACTCCGCGCCCGCCAGGCGCAGGCCCGCGAGCTCGCGGAGCAGGCCGCCGCACTGCTGGACCAGATCGACGCCCTGGGCCTGGGCGCGGGCGGCGGGCAGCTGCACACCCCCGGCGGCATCATCCGTATCCGGCCCGGCCAGGGCTGGACCGTCGCCGACCGCTGACCGATCCACCCAAGGAAGGAGACCGCGGTGACCGACCCCGCGTCTGACACCCACCGCCAGGAGCAGCTCCTGGTCCCGCTCGCCGCCGAGGACGTCGCCGTGCTCGGCAGCGACGGCGAGCAGCTGGCCGCGCTGCTCGCCACCTCGCTGCACGGTCTGGCGCTGCTGCGCACGGGCCGCGCGAGCGCCGCCGAACTCGCGGCCGTCATCGAGGGCACCACCGGGCTGCTGGAGCGGCTGGAGGCTGTGCGGGACGCCGCCGTACGCCAGGACGCGGCCCGGGACGTCTCCATCTCTCATAGCGACCTCGCGGCCGCCATGCACCTGAAGAGCCGGGCCACCGCCCAGACCCGGCGCCGCACGCTGCTGCAGACGACGCCGGGCGAGCTGGAGCGGTGGGCCACCGGCACCACCGGCTGACCGGATGCAGCGGCCCCTTGCAGCAGACGAACGACCGTTTGCTGCAAGGGGCCGCTACCCGTGCAGCACCCGTGTCCCGCCCGGGGCCGGCCTCGAAATGTCATCGCTCTCCGGCAGCACAGAACACCACCACCCACCCACCGAGCAGCACCCCACGACCCCCGAGCAGCACCAAGTGCTACCCGGGGCAGCACACACAGCAGCGCCCCGGACCTTCGCGGTCCGGGGCGCTGTTTGGGTACTCGGGAGGCCCCTACGCCTCAACGTACGACACGATCGTGATCGTCCGCAGGGCCGTCACGTAGAAGATCACGCGGACTCCGTCGATCTCGTCCGCGTAGTCGCGCAGCAGAGTGCCGGGCACCTCGGTGCCCAGCTCCGGGTTAACGCTGATCGCGACGATCGCTCGGTCCAATCGGTGCGTCTCGCCCGCGGTGAGCTTGGACAGCTGGGTGAGCGCTGGCTCCACCACGATGACCTGCGAGCGCCGTGGCCCGTGCTCAGGCGACACGGGGCTGCTCGTCAGCAAGACGGGCGAGATGCGCGTCGCGGGCGGTCTCCCACGGCACCCCGGTCTCCGGGGACGGGTAGCCGTTCGCGGCGATGTCCTCCAGCACCGAGGCGAGGATGTCGACCTTCGCGCGCTGGTCGGCCGCGTACGCGCGGACCGATTCGGCGGCGTGCTCATCGAGGGGCTGGCGTTCGGGCGCGGTGGCCGGCTGCTGGCTCATCCGGGGCTCCTGGGCTTCTCTCTGGGGTGTGCCACCACGGTATCGCCGGAGCGGGGCGCGGGAGCCGGTATGGACCAACCGGCTCGTGCTCGCCGGAAAAGGGCCTCAAGAGCCGGTGCGAACAGTCCGCGCGACACGACTTACAGACCCCGATAATGGCATTCATCGAGTCCATTATTGATATTCACACACATGCTGACGCCAGTGGGTTTTTTGTCGAAGAAGTTGTCCTTGCAGCCGTCGTTGTGGGCCGGAGCGTTTGCCCTGTATTCGGTCCCGTTGGCCCCTCCACTGAAATACCAAACGGCATACATAGATTGACCGTCGGACAGATCATCGCATGTCCAACCATGGTTGGTCGAATATTTGTACCCTGCATGGCCGCTAGTTTCCCACCCGGCGGGAGGATACGCATAGACGGTGTCTGCCGCCTGTGCGGGGCCAGAGGCGAGAGCTAACCCGGACGCTGCAAACGCCACTGCAGTCAGCATTTTTGCCACCCTGCGGCCAGCACGGTTTGCCCGCTGAGAAAACATGCAATTCTCCTCGTTCGTCAAAGCTGATGCATGCGACCGCCATTCCGTCATGGCGACGCTTTCGGGATTCCATACTGGGTCCGGAAGACCCTTCGGTCAAGGAGTCTGCTGCATCTACGTGGTCTTGACAATGATTTGCGATCACCTCAACATCCCGAGCCATAGGGCGATTTCAAAGTCGAGTTGATCTAGCAGGTGTGCTGGTCACGATGGTGTGATGAAGTCCCGTGGATGCGGGTGACCTTGCTAAGCCGCTGCGCCAGGAGACGCCTCCAAGGTCCGTTCCGCCGAGCACGCCACGCCAGCATTGAGCGGTCACTGGATCTCCGAGGGATTAACTGACCAGCACCGATCCAAGATCATAAGGTTTTTCAATCGCTCTGGCCTCCGTCCAGCAATGCAGCTCGGCGGGCCGGTCACACAGGCCTACAGCACGCTCGAATTCGCGCTGCTAAAACCGTATTTCGAGCCACTTCACGTCTGTGAAGTTCACCTCCAGGCCCCGGGGGCGCCGCCGCCTGACGGAAATAGGCGTCCGCGATGGCCTCCGCGACCGCGTCATGTAGCTTGCTATCCGTCGCATCGTCCTCCTCTGCGGTGAGGATGGCAGCCGCGTGGGACGGGCTGACGGCCACACTGGTGTCCCGAACCTGACCCGCGCGTGAGGTGCCTTCCGGGCCGAAGCCGAAGTAGGCCTGGCAGGAGATGACCAGCCCGTCCGAATCAGTCATGTGATCATCAGGCCCGACCGGGCCTGTGGACAGAGGCCGGCGCCCGGCGGGCCGCACGGCGCTCGTCGGGGCGGGATGCGCTGGAAGTGCTGGGTGCGGGCCGTAACCGCTGGAACCGGTTTCCCCTACACCGAGCAGCTGCTGTCCCGCAGCCTCGAGGGTTGGGCGTCGGCCGCCCTCGGCTGGAGGCTGGCCCCCGCAGCGCAGCCCCGTTGTTCGACGTCGATGGCCGTCGGGTACTGGCCGGTCATCGGCAAATGTCTCCCCATTCACTGGGCCGCCTTCCTGGGCGGCCGCCTGACCGGTCATTTTCGGCTTCCGTTGGCTGGATGAACGCCACTCTGCGCCGAGTTGGCACGATTCCTCGGCAGAGTGAGGGCCACTCGGGCAGCATACGCAGCGAACGTGTCTGACTACTTTATGCAATTAGAGGGGGGCCGATGGCTCGGGGTACCGATACGGACTTCGCCACAACGCTGGGGATGTTGCACACCGCCGTCACGAACGCGGGCAACGATCTGCGGGACGCACTCGGTAAGAGCGTCGAGAAGCTGGAGACGAGCGGGCAGGCCGCCCAGCAGGACACGACCCGGGCCGTGGTCGACGAACTCGGACGGATGCGCGCCAATCTCCGGGAGACGCGGGACCGGTTGTCTGCCGGTGGGGAGATGCTGAACGCGGAGGTGCGCCAGGCCGTCACCGAGCTGCGGACCGAGATGCGCGACGTACGGACAGCCGTCGAAGGCATCGCCCCTGCGCCTGTGACCCCGGAGACCCACACACCCTCGTACCAGCCGGTCGCCCGCAATGCAGCCGGCCCTGAGGCATCTGGCTTCTTCGGCACCTCACCGGAGCCGTCCCCGGTGGCAACAGCCTCCGAGCACAGCGAACCTCCGGCAGCACCTAGCCTCTCTGTCACGATCCCGGCGCAGCGCGACAGCAGCGACACGGAGCCCCCGGGCGCCTTGCCGGCGGTGGAGCTGATCAAGCAGGCCGTTCGTGACGTCCTCGCCGAAGAGCTTGCCCCGCTGTCCGCCCTCCTGACAGAGCAGGCAGCCAGGCCCGGCGACGGACTCACCGTCGTACGAGACGACGTACGGGCATACCTGGGTGAGACGGTCAGGGAACTACGCGAGCAGCTGGACGCGGCCCGGCAAGAGGCCCGCGCCGAGCTCGCCGCGCTCAGGGAAGAGTCCGCCTCACTGCGAGACGGACTGGAGCAACTGCGTCCTCAGCCCGACGATGGGGAGCCCGCGGCCGCCGAGGTGAACGCGGAGCACAGCGAACTCCTCAAACAGGCCGCCCGGGTCTCCTCCATCGACCTGCTCTGCCACCGCG
Proteins encoded in this window:
- a CDS encoding helix-turn-helix domain-containing protein, with the translated sequence MSGLHFAAVNAEGIVADLDLLPAAYRVLLKMRAHSEPGGRIEVDQVTLAQMLGLSRAAVNAALRDLDLAQLVKKQRAGVYQLNPMLAAYLAPEDAVAAVKAMPKGQRLNSAGFVEQYRQAVTDYQDQLAEKRRQREDVKRRQNLKAVS